Part of the Pseudomonas sp. M30-35 genome is shown below.
GGTGTACGGCACGCGCGCTTTTGAGAAAGATCAGTGGCCAGTTCAATCTGAAATGGCTTGGCCAATTAATGGAACTCAGCGTCTGTTAGATATCTCCACGCCACTACTAATTTCCGCGGGCGAAACCATGGGGATCAAGCCAACGACTGCGCGTGACAACATCCTAAAGCTAGTAGACCGTGTGCGTGTAGAAGCACCGAAGCTGTTGGATGAAGTGATGCAACAGAATGAGCAACTGCTGCAGGATAGGCCGGAGCTTGGGGCTACGTTAGCAGGTGAAGTTCGGCTATTGCGAAGTATTAACTCAATCATCATCAACGAGATGACGGCGCAGCTTATGCGTTAGACCACAATTTAGAAGTAGGCCCGTCACGGCGGTGACACTTCGCAATAAATCAGCAGCCCCTTATGTCGGCAACCAAGTTGGTGATGCAAAAACACGTCTTGCCGGTGCCGCTAAGGTTATAGAAGCTGAATTGAGCAACAGAGTTTTCAAACATATAGGGTTATGCGTCTGAACGACATGCCCAATTATCCCACTGAGTAAGTCATTCAACGATAAGATTTGGGTCAGCCATTTAGAGAAATTTGCCAGTTCCTGCACGACGATTTCATGGCCCATGTTGTAGAAATGTGTTTCATGGGCGACCTCGGAAAATGCTTGTCACGCAGGGTCTGCAGCGCCTTGATAGGGTTGCAAGGGGCCAGACGAGAACAGATAGCTGTCCATCGACAAAATGCCATAACTCACACCGCCCTCCAGCACGCGGGTGTTGTAGTTTTCACCAGCCGCGCCGAGAGCGATGAGCAATGGTAAGAAATGCTCATCCGTCGGATGGGCACGTTCAGCTGACGGAGCGTGCTGTTTGTAGTCCAGTAATAACTCGGTGTTTCCTGCTTGCAGCGTCTTGGCTGTCCAGGCTGCGAACGCCTTGACGTAGTCTGCGTCGTGGCTGGATGCACCACGGAACTCATACAGGTTATGGGTCAGGCTGCCGGAGGCCACGATCAGTACATTCATTTCCCGTAGCGGCTTGAGCGCTTGGCCCAGCTTCAATGCCTGGTGGGTGTCGAGGCTTGCGGGCATCGACACCTGAACCACGGGGATGTCGGCGTTAGGCGCCAGATAGAGCAAAGGTACCCAGGCGCCGTGATCCAGACCTCGACTGTCATCCAGTCGGGATTGCCAGCCAGCGTCCTGCAGCATCTCGACGATGTGTGCGGCCAGGGCCGGTGCGCCGGGTGCCGGGTACTGCAGCTGGTACAGCGCGTCGGGAAACCCGCCGAAGTCGTGAATGGTTATTGGGGCGGTGCTCGCTGTAACGCTGACCTCTCCGCGGGTCATCCAGTGCGGGGAAAGGATAACGATGGCATCAGGTCGTGGCAGTTCACGGCCGAGCTCGGCCAGGCGTGGGCCAGCCTGACCGGGTTCGATGGCAAACATCGGAGCACCATGAGACACAAATAACAGAGGGAACGGAGTGTTCATGATGTGTGACTCCTCGGTTTAATGATTGCTTGTTCAGCCAGTCGTTCAGCCCGACGGGAACAGCCGATGCATGTGAGATTGCAAGAAAGTATCAAACCTTATCGAGTGCGTCGCCAAACAGTTTGCCAGCGCCAACCCAATCCGAAGCGGCTACTCCGAAACGCTTTTGCCGCGTCGGACGTTGATGGTCAACGGGATGCGGTATCGGCGAAGGCGGGCACTGTGTTTACGGCAAGGCGTAAGCCATCACGTAGTCGCCGCGATCGGGCGACTGGCGCGCACCACCGGCAGTGATGACGATGTACTGCTTGCCGGTCTTTGGCGAGACATAGGTCATTGGACCGCCCTGACTGCCAACTGGCAGGCGCGCCTTCCAGACTTCTTCGCCATTACCGCTGTTGAAGGCGCGCAGGTAGAAGTCCTGTGTGCCAGCTATAAAGATCAAGCCACCTTGAGTCGACAGGGTGCCGCCGAGGGTTGGCAGACCGACCTTGATCGGCAGGTGCATGCGGATGCCCAGCGGTCCTGTGTCTTCAACGGTGCCGACTGGAACTTGCCAGGCGATCTTCTGTGTCTTCATGTCGATGGCGGTCAGCGTGCCGAACGGTGGGGCTTGGCAAGGAATGCCAGCCACCGACAGGAAGCGGTTCTTGTTGACCGCATAAGGTGTGCCTTTGAGCGGCACGGCACCCATCCCGGTGTTCAACGCTTCACCACCGGAAGTGGCCTGACCTTTATTCTGCGACGGGATCATCTGAATCCACAGGCCCAGGCGCATGTCGTTGACAAAGATGAAGCCGTGCACCGGATCGGTGGAAATACTGCCCCAGTTCATGCCACCCAGCGAACCTGGGAAGCTCAGCGATTTATCGGTGCCCGGCGCGGTGTACAAACCCTCGTAACGCATGCTCTTGAAGTCGATGCGGCATAGCAATTGATCATACGGGGTAGCGCCCCACATGTCTGATTCACTCAGGTGCTGGGCACCGATCTGCGGCATGCCGACCGATTTTGGCTGAGTTGGTGAGTACGGTTCGTTAGGTATGTTGGCTGCCTTGACCGGCACTTCATCGACTTGGGTCAGCGGTATGCCAGTGGCGCGGTCGAGCACGTAGATCTGCCCGGCCTTGGTGCCGATAACCAGCGCCGGTATGGTTTTTCCGTCCTTGGTGAAGTCGATCAAGCTCGGCTGCATCGGCAGGTCGAAATCCCAGAGATCATTGTGAACGGTCTGGTAGACCCACTTTTCTTCACCGCTAGTGGCGTCAAGAGCCAGAATAGAGGCACCGTAGGTGTGGTCCAGCTTGCTGCGCTCGACGCCATAAATATCGGTGGAAGAACTGCCCATCGGCAGGAAGACCGTGTTTGTCGCCGGGTCGTAGGACATAGGCGCCCAGCTGTTCGGCGTGCTGCGCACATAAGTGCTGCCGTCGGCTGGTGCTTTGCGATCTTGCGGGTTGCCCGGATCGAATGCCCAACGCATGGCACCGGTGATCACATCGAACCCACGAATCACACCACCCGGCATGTCGCTTTGAACGTTATCGGCCACTCGACCGCCGACTACTACAGTGGTGCCGGCCATCAGCGGTGCAGAAGACAACTGATAGTAGCTGTCCGGCACATCACCCAGACCAGCCTTCAGGTCGACCTGGCCGTTGTTGCCAAAACCTTGGCAGAACTCACCGGTGTCCGCATCGACCGCGATCAGGCGGGCATCAATGGTGTTGGTCAGCAAACGGTGCTGACAATTCGCGGCCGGTTCGAGTTTGGCCTCGATGATTGTCGAATTGCTCGGTTGAGCGATGTTCTTCGTGGCGTCGAAATAAGCCATGCCACGGCAACGCTGCCAGACTTTGGACTGGGCGTTGATCGGGGTTTTCCATAGCTCCTTTCCGCTGTCGGCATCCAGAGCGATGAGGTTGTTGTGCGGGGTGCAGATGAACACCTTGTTACCGACCTGCAGAGGGGTGAGCTGGTCTTCAGCGCCATTGCCATCGCTCTCAGCGACGTCACCGGTGCGGTACGTCCACGCCACCTGCAGCTTATCGACGTTGCTGCGATTGATCTGATCCAGCGCAGCAAAACGGCTGCCACCTTCGGTATTACCGTAGTGAGCCCAATCCTTTTGAGCCTTGGCTGGATCAACGGGCGTAAGACCAGGGCCTGTGCCCGTGGCGGCGACAGTCGGGTGTGCGACGAACATGTTGCCTGCGGCGACAGCCAGCGCAATTGCCAACACAGCAGCGATGTAATAGGCGCCGCG
Proteins encoded:
- a CDS encoding class III extradiol ring-cleavage dioxygenase — its product is MNTPFPLLFVSHGAPMFAIEPGQAGPRLAELGRELPRPDAIVILSPHWMTRGEVSVTASTAPITIHDFGGFPDALYQLQYPAPGAPALAAHIVEMLQDAGWQSRLDDSRGLDHGAWVPLLYLAPNADIPVVQVSMPASLDTHQALKLGQALKPLREMNVLIVASGSLTHNLYEFRGASSHDADYVKAFAAWTAKTLQAGNTELLLDYKQHAPSAERAHPTDEHFLPLLIALGAAGENYNTRVLEGGVSYGILSMDSYLFSSGPLQPYQGAADPA
- a CDS encoding glucose/quinate/shikimate family membrane-bound PQQ-dependent dehydrogenase yields the protein MKQSQRLSGISKFILVGLGVIIALLGLALAAGGVKLISLGGSWYFLIGGLVMAASGLLIARFERAGAWLFAAFLVGTAIWAVSDAGLEFWPLFSRVFMFGAVGLAVTLVYPLLKRANGGVPGRGAYYIAAVLAIALAVAAGNMFVAHPTVAATGTGPGLTPVDPAKAQKDWAHYGNTEGGSRFAALDQINRSNVDKLQVAWTYRTGDVAESDGNGAEDQLTPLQVGNKVFICTPHNNLIALDADSGKELWKTPINAQSKVWQRCRGMAYFDATKNIAQPSNSTIIEAKLEPAANCQHRLLTNTIDARLIAVDADTGEFCQGFGNNGQVDLKAGLGDVPDSYYQLSSAPLMAGTTVVVGGRVADNVQSDMPGGVIRGFDVITGAMRWAFDPGNPQDRKAPADGSTYVRSTPNSWAPMSYDPATNTVFLPMGSSSTDIYGVERSKLDHTYGASILALDATSGEEKWVYQTVHNDLWDFDLPMQPSLIDFTKDGKTIPALVIGTKAGQIYVLDRATGIPLTQVDEVPVKAANIPNEPYSPTQPKSVGMPQIGAQHLSESDMWGATPYDQLLCRIDFKSMRYEGLYTAPGTDKSLSFPGSLGGMNWGSISTDPVHGFIFVNDMRLGLWIQMIPSQNKGQATSGGEALNTGMGAVPLKGTPYAVNKNRFLSVAGIPCQAPPFGTLTAIDMKTQKIAWQVPVGTVEDTGPLGIRMHLPIKVGLPTLGGTLSTQGGLIFIAGTQDFYLRAFNSGNGEEVWKARLPVGSQGGPMTYVSPKTGKQYIVITAGGARQSPDRGDYVMAYALP